The genomic stretch CCTACTGGGCCTATGCCTTCGGCGGCCTCGCCTTCTTCTGCACGCTGTTCGTCGGCCTGGCACCGGACGGTGGGTGGTTCATGTATCCGCCGCTCACCAGCCGGGTCTACTCGCCCGGGCTGAACGCCGACTTCTGGCTGCTCGGCATCGGCTTCATCGAGATCTCGGCCATTGCGGGCGCGATCGAGCTGATCATCGGCATCCTGATGACCCGGGCGCCCGGCATGAGCCTCGGCCGCATGCCGGTGTATGCCTGGGCGATGCTGGTCGTGGGCCTGATGATCGTGTTCGCCTTCCCCGCGGTGATCGCCGGCACCGCCCTGCTCGAAATGGAGCGCGCGTTCGATTGGCCGTTTTTCGTCGCCGAGCGCGGCGGGGACCCGCTGCTGTGGCAGCACCTGTTCTGGTTTTTCGGGCACCCCGAGGTCTACATCATCTTCCTGCCCGCCGCCGGTATGGTGTCGGCGATGCTGCCGGCGCTGGTGCGGGCGCCTTTGGTCGGCCACCGCGCCGTCGTCGCCGCCCTGCTCGCGACCGGCTTCTTCAGCTTCGCGCTGTGGTCTCACCACATGTTCACCGCCGGGCTGGGCACGCTGTCGATGAGTTTCGTCTCGGCAGCCAGCCTGGCCGTGGCGGTACCGACCAGCATGCAGGTGTTCGCCTGGATCGCCACACTGTGGCGGGGCCGCCCCGTTTTCAACACCCCGACGCTGTTCCTGCTGGGCTTTCTGTTCACCTTCGTGCTGGGCGGGCTCACCGGGGTGATGGTGGCGATCCTGCCTTTCGACTGGCAGGTGCACGACACCTATTTTGTCGTCGCCCACCTGCACTATGTGCTGATCGGCGGCGTGCTGTTCCCGGTGTTCGCCGCGCTGTACTACTGGCTGCCGCTGGGCAACGGCCACAGCTTGAGCGAACGCTGGGGACGCTGGATCTTCTGGCTGGTCTTCGGCGGCTTCCATCTGGCCTTCTTCCCGATGCACATCGCCGGCCTGCTCGGCATGCCGCGGCGTGTCTACACCTACCCGTCAGGCCTCGGCTGGGACGGGCTCAACCTGCTGTCCTCCCTCGGCGCCGCAGCACTCGGCCTCGGCGTCGCACTGTTGATGATCGATGTCGTGCGAACCTCCCGGCGCGCGCACAAGCCGCACGGCGACCCCTGGCGCGCGCCCACCCTGGAATGGCTGCCGTCCGACAACTACAACACGCGCAGCATTCCCCAGGTCCACGAGCGTGATCCCCTCTGGCACCGCCCCTCGCTGGCCGAGGAAGTCGAGCGAGGGCAGCACTGGCTGCCGGGCACCGCCACCGGGCTGCGCGAAACGCTCGTGACGAGCCCGCTGCGCGCCGAGCCGCAACACCTCATCGTGCTGCCGATCTTCAGCTGGCTGCCGGTGGTCGGCGCCTTCGGGACGGCGGCCTTTTTTCTGCTGCTGACCGTGAAGTGGGTGGCCGCGGCCTTCGCCTTCGGGCTGCTGGCTGTGGCCTGCGTGCTGCGCTGGCTGTGGCAGACCGATCGCCTGCCCGCTCCCACCGATGTCACCGTCGCCGAAGGCGTGCGGCTGCCGGTCGGCGCCAGCGGCGTCAAGTCGCATTCCTGGTGGGCCACGGTCATCCTGCTGATCGTGGACGCCACGGTGTTCGCCTCCATGGCCTTCGCACACCTCCACGTCTCGATGCTCGCGGACGTCTGCCCGCCGCCGGGAGCCCGGCTGCCCTCGCTGTCCGGCACGCTGCTGCCCGTCGGCGCCTACCTGCTCAGTGCGGCGCTGCTCGTCCTCGCGGGACGGGGCCGTGGCGAGGCGCCGCTCGGGCGAGCCCGTGCAGCGTCGGTCCTCGCCGCCGGTATCGCCGGCCTGGCCGGCTTTCTCGCGCAGCTCCAGGCATATAGCGACGCCGGCCTGGCGCCGACCGAGCACGCCTGGGGGGCCACCGTCGCGGCCTTGCTGAGCTACCAGGGCTTCCACATCGCGCTGCTGCTCGTGATCGCACCGTACCTCTGCGCCCGCATCTGGGCCCGCCTCTCCACACCACGGCAGCGCGCCAGCTACGACAACTGCTCCCTGCTGTGGCTGGGGGCGTGTGCGCAAGGCACTGTGGTGGCAGTACTTCCGCATCTTGTCGCCGGGGTGATGACATGAAGGCGGCCGGCCTGCGTTCTCCGTTCTTTGCCCTGCTGGCGTCGGCGTCGCTGCCCCTGTGGGTCTGGGCGCTGTACTTCTTCGGCAGCTATGCCTTCCTGGCGCTCGCCTGCGACCAGCAGTGGCTGGAGGGTGTCTGGCTGGGCATGCGTACGCTGCGATGGGTACTGCTGCTCGCCGGCGGCCTCACCGTCGCACTCCTGCTCGTCCTGCTGGCGCGAGCCTGCTCCCGCACGCGGCAGGACACCGGGCGCCTGGCGCCCAAGGTGCGTCTCGCCAGCGCCCTGCTGGCCCTGGTCGCGACGGTGTGGACCGCACTGCCGCTGCTGTGGCTTCCGTCATGCCACTTCACTGCCTGAGGTCATCATGCATACCGCCACTTCAACGAAAGAGATGACCGCCCGACAGATCGTGGTGGTGACCGGCGCTTCGGCCGGTATCGGGCGCGCGACGGCCAAGGCCTTCGCGCAGCGCGGCGCACGCGTCGCGCTGTTGGCGCGCGGCCTGGATGGGCTCGAAGGCGCCCGCCGTGACGTCGAGGCGGCCGGCGGACAGGCGCTGGTGATCCCGACCGACGTGGCGGATGTGCAGCAGGTGGAGGCCGCGGCGCAGCGGGTCGAGCACGAGTGGGGGCCGATCGACGTCTGGGTCAACAACGCGATGGCCACGATCTACGCGCCCTGCGACCAGATCACGCCGGAGGACTTTCGGCGGGCCACCGAGGTCACCTACCTCGGCGCGGTCTGGGGCACCCTCGCCGCCTTGCGCTACATGAAGCCGCGCAACCGAGGCGTGATCGTGCAGGTCGGCTCCGCGCTCGCCTACCGCTCGATACCGCTGCAGGCGCCGTACTGCGGCGCCAAGGCGGCCTTGCGCGGGTTCACCGACTCGCTGCGGTCGGAGCTGATGCACGACCGCAGCGCGGTGGCGCTGACGATGGTGCACCTGTCGGCCTTCAACACACCTCAGTTCGACTGGGGCCGCACGACACTCGACAAGCAGCCACAACCGGTGCCGCCGATCTTCCAGCCGGAACTCGCCGCGGAAGCCATCGTCTGGGCCAGCGCGCATCCCCGGCGGGAGTTCGCGGTCGGCTTCCCGGCCGTCAAGGCCATGCTGGGCCAGAAGCTGGTGCCCGGCTATATCGACCGCATGCTGGCCGGCCAGGGCTATTCGGGCCAACACACCGACCGTCCGCTGCCGCCGGGACGCCAGGACAACCTTTACACCCCGGTGCCCGGCGACCATGGCGCGCACGGGCGGTTCGACGATCGCGCCAGGCTGAAGAGCTGGCAGTGGTGGTTCAACACCCATCGCTGGTTGATGTTGCTCGCATTCGTCGCGTTGGGGGTCGCCCTGGCTGCCCTGTTGGCCCGGTGGCTGTAGCCGCTACGCGCTAGGCAGTTTGCAGTTCGAAATCGAGCAGGCCGCAGCAACGGAATCCTCGTTGCCGCCGTGAAGCACGTCGCTGACCTTTCACCCAGAGATTGACCGCCAACAGTCAGCGGCCATCCTGCTGGGACTCAAACTTTCCCGCATTACTCTTTTGGAGAAGAGAGCGCATCCTGCATTGTCAAAGGGCGCGAATATTTTGAAATGAATGCGTTGTGAACAAGCTGGCCGACATTTCCTTTATTGTCAGCCGAGGTATATCCGTCGTAATTCGTAGGAATCCAGCCCGGCACTTCTTGCACCAACACCCCCTCCACGTCAAACTCGCCAGCGCTCAGCGCAATGCCGTGATCTCTGAGGTAATTTAGCAAATCGACGGCAGGCCGGTAGCTGGGCAAAGTATCAAGGCCGAGCTTCGACCCCGCGCCCGCACTCCACTCATTTGCGTAGACGGGCAGCCTTGCACTGATGTTGCCAAACCTCCGGTCCCAGTCACTTTTCCCTCCCGCTCGTCCATGCAGATACGGATGCACCGCGTACACGACTTTTTCCAGCGGATCAGCCAACGGTAGAACTCCCTCCAGGGTGTTTGCCCAATCGAGGCCGTCGACAATTATCACATTCTTGCTTCCCCGCTCACGCAGGCGGTCTAGCAACGTTTGCATCCCCACCGGCGCATCAGGACCTGATTCGTCAGCGGAACCGTCCCGCCAAATTTTCCAATTTGCCGCAGTCGCTCTGGCCTGCGGCTCGTTGTAAAGCTCAAATATCGCCCCTTTGTCCTGGCCAAACACCTCGTTGAGCATGTCCCAGTTCCTGACGGTATGCGCAGTGGCGAAGGGCTTTATATTTGGCTCGCCGCTTCTCCACCCGTCTTGCATCGAGATATTCACCACAAATCCATTCCTTCTCGCAAGAAGGATTGCATCGATGACATCTCGCACGTAAGTCGCGTCATATAAAGGCGACTTGACATCGAGCGACGGTTGACCGATCTGGAACCGCAAAGTGTCGGCGCCGAACCTCTTTGCCGCATCAAGCTCGGCCTGACCGTAGTGCAATCTTCCGTTGTATGTTTTCGGAATTGTCGTACGCAGGAATTCGGGGGGTGCAACGAACCCTCGTATCATGACCCCGCGCGGCAGCCAGCTTTTTCCGTTCAACGTGAATCCGTTTCCAGCGACGCCAACCACCAGATCGGACGCGCTGGGTTCCTTATCGTCGGCACCATTATCACCGGCACTGCCATCATCGCCGCCACCCCCACCGCAAGCCGTCAAGTGCGCAACGCCCGACAAAACAGCTGTTTTTAGAACCATGCGCCTGTTGAGAAAAAACTTAGCGTTCATCGATCTCATTCCTCAGGAGTAAATAATGCGCAAATTGTCGATAAAGCAGGAAATGCTTGTGCCAGCCGACGCGTGCTGAGCACGCCTTTTCACTGCCTGCTGTTGGCGACCTGAAGCGCGAGTTGAAGGCTTCTGCGAGCGCAGATTAAAAGCGCGTTGGCGCGGCAATTGGCAGCCGCCCAACCTCGTGGGTAGCCAAAGCGTACCCTGTGATTGCCGTCATGTGAGTAGAGTCTAGTTGAGCTTGGATGATGGAGGGATAGCCGCTTCGCCCTCTTACGGGTTTAGCATTTCATTTCAATGACGCCCGAGCGCTACGACGTTGTCGCGCACCCGTTGGCCTGAAGCGCCAAGAAATCGATGGAGCTGGCCCTCATACACATGCAGGTCGATCAAAACGCCCGCGTTCGAGAGCCTCACGGCGAAGGCCATGCCTTTATCCCCAAACGGACCAGGCCTGCTGCAAGGCCGATCGCTAACATTTAGACATATATCCAGGTCAACCCATTGACGGCCTTGCCGTTATTACCTGGCCAGTGTCATTCATGGTGGCGGCCGCTCAACCTGTAGCACAAGCTGCAAGGTCTGACTTCGATGTCCATGTTGCCTGGCTTAGACAAAGGCAGTTCTGATTCGGAATATGGGCGTGCTTCGTCCGACCTACTTTTCGGGAGCAATGATGAGTCTCAAGACCAAAACCCCGTGGATGACGGGAGCTGTGGTGGCCGTCGCCGCGGTGACGGTGGCCTGTGCGCAGCCGACGCAACAGCGCGTCAGCCCTAAGCTGCACCCCAATCTGGCCGCCGCTCAAGACCATGTGCAACAAGCCTATGATCGTTTGAACGATGCGCAATTTGCCAACCACCATGATCTTGGCGGCCACGCAAAGCGTGCCAAGCAATTGCTGGCGGAAGCGAATGCAGAGATCAAGGCAGCAGCCATCGCCGCCAACAACCGATGACATATTGATGCGCAAGCACCCCGACATCGTTCGGAGCGCCTATTAGGGCCTGTTCCACACGAATAGTCTGCGTGCGGCGGCGCGTTTAGGGCACAGGACTAGGCGCGAACAAGGCGTGTGGCGGGGCCACACTACGAGCTCGCAACGACGGTTGCACCTCGCCCAGGGAGCACGCACGTGGGCTATTCGTGTGAACAGACCCTACTCGAAGTCGTCCGGTGAGGCACCTCCTCATGCCTTGCGTCAGGCCACAGTACCCCGTCGGCCCAGCCTGCCTTCAATGATCAAGATGTTGGGCAAGGCGTTCTAGTTCTAATAACCGCGGCTGATCGACACGGGCGAGTGGCTGCATCAACGACCGGGGCGATATTGCGGGCTGGAAGCATGTCGAACAGGAGCATGTAGGCCAAGCAAAAAGAAGCCGGCAGCGGCCGCCGGGGCGGCACTGCCGTCCAATCCCAAAGAACTGATCGATCAGTTCGTCAAGGGTCCGATGCTTGAGACCGAGCGCGACATCCTGGCTGTCAAGGGCATTTCAACTTTCCCCAGCCGCGGCAACCTAAATTTCCCCACCCGGTTGTGAACCCTCGTTGTCTTGGGTCCTGATCAGTCCGGCCTTCAGCTTGTCCTTGAGTCGGTAGGAGTTGCCTCGGATGTTCAGCGTGACGGCGTGGTGCAGGAGCCGGTCAAGGATGGCCGTGGCGATGATCCGGTCACCGAAGACGTCACCCCACGCCGAGAAGCTCTGGTTGCTGGTCAGGATCATGGGCCCCCGCTCGTAACGGCGGCTGATCAGCTGGAAGAACAGGTTTGCACCCAGCCGGTCAATGGGCAGGTAGCCGATCTCATCGATGATCAGCAACCGAGGCGTGGCGTAGACCTTGAGCTTCTCCTCAAGGCGGCCTTCGGCATGCGCCTTGGTCAGCACGGAGATCAAGTTGGCCGCCGTCGTGAACAGCACCCTGTAGCCGTTGGCGATGGCCTTGAGCCCAAGTGAGACCGCCAGATGCGTCTTGCCCACGCCCGGTGGGCCGAGCACGATGACGTTGTCGCCGTGCTCGATGAAGTGGCAACTTGCCAGGGTATGGACCTGCTTGCGGTCGATCGAGGGCTGGTAGTCGAACTCGAAGGTCTCGAGCGGTTTGACGAAGGGCAGTCGGGCCATCGCCGTGCGCATGGCGATGTTCTTGCTCGTCTTGGCCGCAACCTCCTCGCCGAGCACCTGCTCGAGGAACTCGGCATACGGCAGTTCCTGGGCCGCAGCGTGCTGCAGCAGTGCCTCCAGCCGCTCGCCGCTTTTGAGCAGTCGCAGCTTGCGCAGGTGCTCACCAAGCCGCTCCAGCTGCGCGGGGGTTGTCATCGCTGACGGCGGCATCATCGCCTCAGCGATCTTGGGGGTACGGGTGGTCGTGCTCATCACGCAGCCTCCCGAACGGCGTGCAGCAACTGGTCGTAGACCCCGAGGTCTCGGACCTCGACGTCGCGCTCGCTCTGGGATGGCGCAGTGGGCCGCTCGCCTATCGAGCCGAATCGCTGACGCTGGTTACGGGGTACCGCTCCAGGCCCGTGTTCGGGCAGGACGCTCAGCTGCGCACGCCCGCTCAGCACCGCGTGCTCGGCCACGACCTTGCCCTTGTGCCGGATGATCCAGCTGCCGCCCTCGCGGGCGACCTGCACCGTCTTGCCAATCAGTCGGAACGGCACCGAGTAGCGGTTCGCGTCGATCGCCACGAGCCAGTCCTCGGCGACCACCCGCTCCCGCACCATGGCTTGCAGGAAGCTGCGATGGCCGGCCGCCGGCATCAGCGCCTTGGCCTCCTCGGCGAAGCGCTCCATCGGCCGCTGATGCGTCGTGCCGTGCACGCGCACATCCGCGACCTCGGCCTGCCAGGCAGCCAGCTGGGCATTGAAGTCCTCCAGGTCCCGGAACTGGCGGCCCGGCACGAAGTTGCCCTTGATGTACTTCACGCCGGACTCGACCTTGCCCTTGGTCTTGGCCCGGTACGGCCGGCACAGCCGGATCGTGAAGCCCCAGTGCCCGGCAAATGATTGGAACGTCGCGTTCAGCTTCGCCCGTCGCACACCGGCGTCGTCCTCGGTCGTGCCGATCGTCACCGTGCGCATCCGGTCGTACAGCAGCGACTGACAGACGCCACCGAAGTGATCGAAGGCCCGCTCGTGCGCCGACAGCAGGCTGTCCATCCGCTCGCTGAGGTAGCCCTCGGCGTAGGCCCGGCGGCTGTAGCCCAGCGTCATCACGAACACGTGCACCCGGGTCGCCTCGCCGCCCAGCCACACCTTGACCTGGCCCCAGTCCACTTGCGCCTGTTCACCTGGTGCCGTCTCGAAGCGCATCTGCGTGATCGCCGCCACCGACGCACTCGAGCGCAGCGGACGCACCGCCACCTTGACCACCTCGTAGCAGCCCGTGAAGCCCCGCTGCGCACGCAGCTCCTGGAACAGCACCCGCGCCGAGAATCCCACCTGCGGCGCCCGCCGGTTCAGCCACTCAATGTGCTCGTCCAGCAGTGTCGGGCGCCTCACCTCCCGGCTGTACGGCTTCCACTCATCACGTGCCAGGCAGCCTCTGACCGTCTTGCGGTCCAGCCCCAGCTCCCGCGCGATCGCCGAGATGCTCTGACCGGCGGCGCGGCGCTCGCGAATCGCTTCCCACTGCTCTTGCCCAACCACCGCCACCTCCATGCTCCGTCTCCAGACGGGCACGGTACCGGCCTCTGCAGCCATCCTTTGAACTTCCTCTTCCATCTCTCGCTCCTTCGCGATTTCGATGGGTGGGGAAAATTTAGATGCCATGACTGGGGATTATTGGAGTGCCACTGACACTGGCAAAGGACATGGCGGCGCGGCTCCCTCGCCGGCCCCTTCCGGGAACCTGCAGGAGCCTGAGAGGAAGTTTTGCAGCAGCCCTCGTCTCCTCCACCGGAACCTCACGCCCAGCCGCTCTCGGTCGGACGTTTTGCAATGGGCGCCCCACCTCTCATCTGATCGTGACCCAAGGCGCGGTGTCTCTCGACATCCGGGAAGAAGGCTGAGATGCACCGGCTTCGCTTCAAGGTGCAGGTCAGTCCGTCGCTACCCGGCGCCGCTCGCGCTGCGCGCCACCGCAATTGCCGCAGGTCTCACGGCCTTGGCGACCTTGGCCGCCTGCGGCGCGTCGTGCATCGCGCGTGCGATGGTCACGGCACCGCTCAGCATGGAGATCAAGGCCCAGGCGCTGTTGCGCCGCTCGGCCGCATTCGGCTGCGGCAGCCCCTTTGCAATCACATCAATGACCTTCGCCAATTCAGACTGGTAGAGGTCCCGCACCGTCGCCTCGGCGCGCACGACCTCGGGCGTGAGTGACTGCAACGCGCAGGCCTCTGAGAGGTCGCATGTGCGCTTGTCGCTCAAATAGAAATCAACGAACGCCTCGATCCAGCCGGGACCGTGCTCGGCCTGAAAGCGCTCGACCCCGGCTTGCAGATCGCGCAGGCCGGCCAGCACCGCTTCCTTGAAGGCCTCCGCCTTCGAACCGAAGTGCACATAGAAGGCTCCGGAGGTCACCCCGGCCTCCTTGGCCAAGCCGTCGACGCCTATGCCCTCGTAGCCGCGCTTACGAAACCCCCGCCCGGCGGCAAGCAGGATGCGCAAGCGGGACTCCTCTCGATGGCCAGGCTTGTAACGCACCTTGGACCCCTGTTGTCGTAACGGTCGCAATTTTACGGTTGACAAAGATAACGCTCGTTATCTAAAGTGATTGCATCACGATCGTTATCTTTATCGGCGGTCGTGGTGCATCCGCCTAACCCGCCTCTGGCAGGCGCCCCTTGATCGTCATACAGCTCACTCTCACCACTCGGAGCCACCGTCATGCTTTCAACAGTTTCTCGACGTACCGTGCTGCAGCACGCCCGACCGCTCGCGCTGACCCTGCTCGTCGCCATGGGCGGCACGATCCAACTTGGCCTGCCCATCCCGGCAGCCGCAGCCGAGGCCGCGGCCGCAGTGGGTTCGCCCGTCAGCTACCGACACGCCGAGGTTGACGGTATGCGCATCTTCTATCGTGAAGCGGGCCCTACGAACGCCCCGCACGTCCTGTTGCTGCATGGCTTCGGAGCCTCGTCGGCGATGTTTCGCGACCTGATTCCACAGCTCGCGACGCGGTACCACGTGATCGCGCCCGACCTGCCCGGCTTTGGCCTCACCGAAGTGCCTGCAGCCCGGCGCTATCGCTACTCCTTCGCGTCGATCGCGCAGACGATGGCCGCGTTCACCGAAGTCGTCGGCCTGAAGCGGTACAGCGTCTATGTCTTCGACTACGGCGCGCCCACCGGATTTCGAATGGCGCTGAAGAACCCGGAACGCATCACGGCGATCATTTCGCAGAACGGCAATGCATATGAAGAGGGCCTCAGCAAGGCGTGGGCGCCGATCCAGGCCTATTGGAAAGAGCCGTCCGCGGCCAACCGCAACGCCTTGCGGCCGTTGATGAC from Caldimonas brevitalea encodes the following:
- a CDS encoding cbb3-type cytochrome c oxidase subunit I, which encodes MNAPPSQLPAGPDLPNRLPRPPGELDRLRQVWELPRGWRSITAVNNTYIGKLYIATALLFLVLAGVLALLMRAQLAVPDNTLLSPGTYNQVFTMHGTVMMFLFAVPVVEAVAVYLLPNMLGARDLPFPRLSAYAYWAYAFGGLAFFCTLFVGLAPDGGWFMYPPLTSRVYSPGLNADFWLLGIGFIEISAIAGAIELIIGILMTRAPGMSLGRMPVYAWAMLVVGLMIVFAFPAVIAGTALLEMERAFDWPFFVAERGGDPLLWQHLFWFFGHPEVYIIFLPAAGMVSAMLPALVRAPLVGHRAVVAALLATGFFSFALWSHHMFTAGLGTLSMSFVSAASLAVAVPTSMQVFAWIATLWRGRPVFNTPTLFLLGFLFTFVLGGLTGVMVAILPFDWQVHDTYFVVAHLHYVLIGGVLFPVFAALYYWLPLGNGHSLSERWGRWIFWLVFGGFHLAFFPMHIAGLLGMPRRVYTYPSGLGWDGLNLLSSLGAAALGLGVALLMIDVVRTSRRAHKPHGDPWRAPTLEWLPSDNYNTRSIPQVHERDPLWHRPSLAEEVERGQHWLPGTATGLRETLVTSPLRAEPQHLIVLPIFSWLPVVGAFGTAAFFLLLTVKWVAAAFAFGLLAVACVLRWLWQTDRLPAPTDVTVAEGVRLPVGASGVKSHSWWATVILLIVDATVFASMAFAHLHVSMLADVCPPPGARLPSLSGTLLPVGAYLLSAALLVLAGRGRGEAPLGRARAASVLAAGIAGLAGFLAQLQAYSDAGLAPTEHAWGATVAALLSYQGFHIALLLVIAPYLCARIWARLSTPRQRASYDNCSLLWLGACAQGTVVAVLPHLVAGVMT
- a CDS encoding SDR family oxidoreductase, with product MTARQIVVVTGASAGIGRATAKAFAQRGARVALLARGLDGLEGARRDVEAAGGQALVIPTDVADVQQVEAAAQRVEHEWGPIDVWVNNAMATIYAPCDQITPEDFRRATEVTYLGAVWGTLAALRYMKPRNRGVIVQVGSALAYRSIPLQAPYCGAKAALRGFTDSLRSELMHDRSAVALTMVHLSAFNTPQFDWGRTTLDKQPQPVPPIFQPELAAEAIVWASAHPRREFAVGFPAVKAMLGQKLVPGYIDRMLAGQGYSGQHTDRPLPPGRQDNLYTPVPGDHGAHGRFDDRARLKSWQWWFNTHRWLMLLAFVALGVALAALLARWL
- a CDS encoding glycoside hydrolase family 5 protein, which produces MNAKFFLNRRMVLKTAVLSGVAHLTACGGGGGDDGSAGDNGADDKEPSASDLVVGVAGNGFTLNGKSWLPRGVMIRGFVAPPEFLRTTIPKTYNGRLHYGQAELDAAKRFGADTLRFQIGQPSLDVKSPLYDATYVRDVIDAILLARRNGFVVNISMQDGWRSGEPNIKPFATAHTVRNWDMLNEVFGQDKGAIFELYNEPQARATAANWKIWRDGSADESGPDAPVGMQTLLDRLRERGSKNVIIVDGLDWANTLEGVLPLADPLEKVVYAVHPYLHGRAGGKSDWDRRFGNISARLPVYANEWSAGAGSKLGLDTLPSYRPAVDLLNYLRDHGIALSAGEFDVEGVLVQEVPGWIPTNYDGYTSADNKGNVGQLVHNAFISKYSRPLTMQDALSSPKE
- the istB gene encoding IS21-like element helper ATPase IstB, yielding MERLGEHLRKLRLLKSGERLEALLQHAAAQELPYAEFLEQVLGEEVAAKTSKNIAMRTAMARLPFVKPLETFEFDYQPSIDRKQVHTLASCHFIEHGDNVIVLGPPGVGKTHLAVSLGLKAIANGYRVLFTTAANLISVLTKAHAEGRLEEKLKVYATPRLLIIDEIGYLPIDRLGANLFFQLISRRYERGPMILTSNQSFSAWGDVFGDRIIATAILDRLLHHAVTLNIRGNSYRLKDKLKAGLIRTQDNEGSQPGGEI
- the istA gene encoding IS21 family transposase, with product MEEEVQRMAAEAGTVPVWRRSMEVAVVGQEQWEAIRERRAAGQSISAIARELGLDRKTVRGCLARDEWKPYSREVRRPTLLDEHIEWLNRRAPQVGFSARVLFQELRAQRGFTGCYEVVKVAVRPLRSSASVAAITQMRFETAPGEQAQVDWGQVKVWLGGEATRVHVFVMTLGYSRRAYAEGYLSERMDSLLSAHERAFDHFGGVCQSLLYDRMRTVTIGTTEDDAGVRRAKLNATFQSFAGHWGFTIRLCRPYRAKTKGKVESGVKYIKGNFVPGRQFRDLEDFNAQLAAWQAEVADVRVHGTTHQRPMERFAEEAKALMPAAGHRSFLQAMVRERVVAEDWLVAIDANRYSVPFRLIGKTVQVAREGGSWIIRHKGKVVAEHAVLSGRAQLSVLPEHGPGAVPRNQRQRFGSIGERPTAPSQSERDVEVRDLGVYDQLLHAVREAA
- a CDS encoding TetR/AcrR family transcriptional regulator; this translates as MRILLAAGRGFRKRGYEGIGVDGLAKEAGVTSGAFYVHFGSKAEAFKEAVLAGLRDLQAGVERFQAEHGPGWIEAFVDFYLSDKRTCDLSEACALQSLTPEVVRAEATVRDLYQSELAKVIDVIAKGLPQPNAAERRNSAWALISMLSGAVTIARAMHDAPQAAKVAKAVRPAAIAVARSASGAG
- a CDS encoding alpha/beta fold hydrolase produces the protein MRIFYREAGPTNAPHVLLLHGFGASSAMFRDLIPQLATRYHVIAPDLPGFGLTEVPAARRYRYSFASIAQTMAAFTEVVGLKRYSVYVFDYGAPTGFRMALKNPERITAIISQNGNAYEEGLSKAWAPIQAYWKEPSAANRNALRPLMTFEMTKWQYLEGVKDKSKVSPDGYTLAQVALDRPGNIEVQLDLFGDYQSNVDLYPRFQAYFRDRKPPLLAVWGRNDPFFLAAGAEAYKRDNANAEVHFYDTGHFALETHAQEIGAEVLRFLDRVTDKR